The region TCGGACAGGTTTTCCTGAACCTGTCCACGCCAGATGGAATCTTCCTCTTCGTTCTGGTCTCTATTTTTGTATCCCTCTCACTTATCCCTATTTTGACCTCATCCAGTGCCTCACCGCCGTTTGAGCTGCCAGAGCGCATCTCGATCAGAGAGCTGTTCAAACTGACGCCAATGGGGCTGACCGGGAGCTTTCTGAATGGCATCTCCCAGAGCGCGCTTTACATATCCCTCGCGCTTTACGGAAAGGGTATCGGCCTTGCTCCTGGAGAAATCGGCGGCCTGATCGGTGTCGCGACCCTGGGCGGCATGGTCTTCCAGTTTCCCATCGGGCGACTCTCAGACAGAATTGACCGTCGTCTTGTGATTACGGGGGTTGCGTTGCTGTCAGTGCCAATCTCACTGTTCATTTTCATGCTTGGCAGCCAGCCCGGAAACCTGCTCTGGGTCTATGCTGGCGTATTCCTGATCGGCGGCACGGCTTTCCCGATCTATTCTGTCTGCGTGGCTCATATGAACGATCATCTGCGCCCAAGCCAAATTGTGGCTGCCAGCGGCACCCTGACACTGGTCCTTTATACAGGCGTCATCATCGGCCCCAGCCTCAGTGCCATTGCCATAGATCAGCTCGGACACACGGCCCTGTTCATGTTTGTTGCGATCACTCAGGCACTCACAGTAACAACCGCCCTCTTCCGGTTCTGGAAAGGCAAGAGTGCCCCTGATGAACGGGGAACAGCCATGGCAGTGGCACAGTCGGCAACCCAGATGGCAGCGCACCTGAATCCGGAAGCAGAACGACCATATGCGGATGATAAATTATACGATTCTGCCGAAAAACAGGATCTGAGGCAATAAGGCACCTGTTAAACCTTCGGCCCCTATGCGAAGGCTTCCGGCAATGCTATACCGGCGCCGAACTTTCATGAAACACGCATGTGTGCGGCACAATCAGCCCTGTACCAAAGCCCCCATGCGAGCGAACGAGGTCAATACCCAATGGCAAAAATCAAAGTGGCCAACCCTGTTGTGGAGCTTGACGGCGACGAGATGACCCGGATCATCTGGCAGTTCATCAAGGACAAGCTCATCCATCCCTATCTCGATATTGATCTGAAATA is a window of Coralliovum pocilloporae DNA encoding:
- a CDS encoding MFS transporter — translated: MIFLMVSNGLLATLLTLRAGELGFSDTMIGLMQSAYPVGAFAGCVIAPRLVINVGHIRAFAALASLASIAALIHLVTSDIASWTLMRILAGFCYSGLYIVAESWLNGRATNENRASLLSIYFLIQTGGAALGQVFLNLSTPDGIFLFVLVSIFVSLSLIPILTSSSASPPFELPERISIRELFKLTPMGLTGSFLNGISQSALYISLALYGKGIGLAPGEIGGLIGVATLGGMVFQFPIGRLSDRIDRRLVITGVALLSVPISLFIFMLGSQPGNLLWVYAGVFLIGGTAFPIYSVCVAHMNDHLRPSQIVAASGTLTLVLYTGVIIGPSLSAIAIDQLGHTALFMFVAITQALTVTTALFRFWKGKSAPDERGTAMAVAQSATQMAAHLNPEAERPYADDKLYDSAEKQDLRQ